From the Sphingobium sp. RAC03 genome, the window GCTGGTCGATGTCGGTGCCGGTCAGGATGCGGCCGTTGATGATCGCCGTTGCCTTGCGGACATTGGGGTCGCTCTTGCCAAAGACGGTAACTTCCTTCGGCAGATTGAGTTGCTGGTTCGCGACTTCGCCGCCGTCATCGACGGTCTGTGCGACGACGCCCTGAACCCCCATGCTGAACAGCGCGCTGGAGGCGAGCGCGGTGCGCAGGCCGGAGCGCAGGGAATGGCGGATGCGGTAAGGCAGGGGAACCAGGGGCAGCATCGTCGGCAAAAATCTCCAATACGGTCCTGCGCCAATGCGCGGGGCCGCCTTAACCAGTCCTGACGGGACGCGGGAAGGCTGATCCTTATATGCCAATATTGCGGAAAGCTAGCCGTAGCTGGAAGCCATTGCCCTTTCGCGCGTCGCCATTGGCCACATAATCGCGGCGCCAGGTGAGGCCAAGCGTCAGGCAATCATCCTCATAAGCGACGCCCAGCCGGTGGCGTACCGGCTCATAGCCGTCCGCCGCGCTCAACGGATCTTCCTTGGCATCGGTCAGGTCGATGACGGTCGATCCGAAGACCGACCAGAAGCGCGCAAACTGCACGCGGCCGCCCAGCCGCACTTCTTCGCGGTCCTGCAGATCCTCCAACGTGTCGTCGGCATCGCGGTTGAGGCGCAGATAGCCGACCATGACATAAGTGCTTTTGCTGCCGACCGTCGCATCGACTTCGTTGCGGCGGACCGCCAGATTGTCCTTGTCCGCCCGGAAGCGGTGGGTGAGGCTGATGAAATCCTTGTAGCGTGCGGTCACCCGGCCGACGATGTCGGATGTGCGACCCGACAGGCCGGTGCCGTCGGGCAGGATATTTTCCCTGCTGTCCAGACGATAGCTTTGCCCGACGATGCTCTGGAGCGAGAAGTCGGGGAGATCCAGGCCATATTCCAGGCCATAGGTGATGCGGGTCGAATCCTCGAACCGATCATAACCGGCGAAGCGATTGAGCGCGAAGAGGTTGCTGTCTTCCAGATCGACGGCGCGGGCGTCTTCATTGGGCAGTGACAGATTGGCGAGACGTGGTGCAGCGACGATCTGGATGCGGGGCGCTATGCGCTGCACCCCGCCGAATGCTTCGCCCACGAAGGGCCAGCGCATATCGAAGGCCGCAGCGGCGATCCCGCGGCCCTGCCAGCCCGGACTGCCCGCATAGGTGTCGACGGTGGTCAGATCATTGTCGCTGCTATGATAGACGTCGCCGCGCAGATAGCCGGTGAAGGTCACTTCCTGGCCAAGCCCGGTCAAGGTGCGCAGATTCCATTCGGCGGCGGCGAAGGCGCGCTGCGTGTCCTGTCCATGGGTGCGGGTGATGGCCAATGTGTTCGCCTGCAATTGCAACACACCGCCCAGCAGCGGGTCTTTCAGCCGCAGCCGATAGTCGATCAGCGGCAGGGCGATCGGGGTCTGGCCCTGCGAATCGCCTGCGCGCAACGTTTGCACGGCCCAGCCGCGAATCGAGAAATAGCTGTTGTCGCCGATCCGTTGCGCGCCAAGGGTCGAACGGAGCCGGTCATCGCGGCTGATGTCGTAGCGGCGCAGGAAGGTGCGGTCGGACGCGAAGCGGATCGACCCGTCCAGGCTCCATTCCGGCGTCAACTGCATCGCCCCGGTGGCGTCGATATAGCCACGAATATCTTTTTGCGCGTCGACCGGGGTGGTGCCGATCGGGCTGTCGCCGGTCGCCACACGGCTGCCATAGGTGAGGAAGCCGGTGGCTTGATAGGCGCCGCGATCATAGAGATGGCGGTAGTTTGCCTCCAGCATGGGCAGCGCATTAGTATAGATATGCGGCGTGAGCGTCAGGTCGCGGTTGGGCGCGAGCTTGAAGAAATAGGGCAGCGCGACTTCGAAGCCGTTATTGCGGTCATAGCGCAGATTGGGCATCAAAAGACCACTGCCACCCGCTTCGCCGACCGGATGGGAGAGGCCCGGCAGCGGGATGAGCGGCAGGCCGAACAATTCGATATTGGCGTTAGTATAGCTGACCCGTTCGCGCCTCGGATCGTAGATGACCTTGACCGCATTGATCTGCCAGGTGGGTTCCTTGGGGCAGCCCTTGCTGTCTTCCACCGCGCAGCCGGTATAGGCGGCGCGGTTGAGCGTATAGACGCCGTTGACGCGCGTGCCCGTCGCCGATGCCAGCCGCCCGCCCGACTGCAGCACCAGCAGCATATTGTCGACCATGCCGTCCTTGAGCGTGTCGGTTACGTCGAACCGGTCGCCATAGGCGATATTGCCCTCCGCATCGGTGAGCGAGACATTGCCCAGCGCCTCGACCTTGCCGGTATCGCGGTCCCACACCACCTTGTCGGCGCGCAGGCGGTTGCCCTCGCGCAGCAACTGGACGTTGCCGCTGGCGGTGACGACTTCCTGATTGCTGTCATATTCGAGCGCGTCGGCGGCGAATCCGATCTGGTCGTCATTGGTGGGCACGGGCGCATCGGGCGCGCTGATGGGCGTTGGCGGCTCGTTGAGTTGCTGGGCCAAAGCCTGCGGGGCCAGCGCCAGCAGGGGCAAAGCGCTGCCCAGCAACAAAGCGGAACGAAACGGGAAAAGGGGCGTGACCAACAAAAAGAGCCTCAAAACGGGGGCGCATATCGTCCCGCCTATCGCATTGCTTCGCCCGCGCCGCAATCATGCGACCATGGTCTTTTGCGGTAAATCGGTCGAACGGCTTTGCCAGACACGGTTCGCCGCACTATCTGACGAATATCAGCGGGCCAGACGCCCCCAAAGCCGTCCCCATAGCCAGAAAAGGTCCATCCATGGATATCGCCTTCAGCCCGACCCGTCCCGACACCGACAGCCTGGCCTTTGCCGTTGCCAAGGGCGCGCTGTCCAGCCTGCCACTCGCCGCGTCCGCGACGCTGGTAGCGGGCGCCGCCGCGGCGCGCTTCACCGGTGAAGCCGGGTCCAGTTTCGAGAGCTTCGTGGAAGAAGGCGGTAAAATAGTGCGCGTCGTGCTGGTGGGCACCGGCAGCGGCAGCGACGCCGACATGGAGCGGGCGGGCGGCGCGCTGACGGCGAAGCTGCTGAGCAGCGGCGCGACTCATGTCGCGGTGGAGTTCGTCGGCGACGTGACGGGTGAGGGCGCGGCGCGGCTGGGTTTTGGCGCGCTGCTGCGCAGTTGGCGGATCGACACCTATCGCACCAAATTGGCCGAAAAGGCCAAGCCCACGCTGGAAACGGTGACGATCGTGGCGGCCGATGCAGGTGCGGCCTGGGATCGTTGGGCAGCGGTAGCGGCGGGTGTCGCCTTCACTCGCGAACTGGTGTCCGAACCCGCCAACATCCTCTACCCCGAAACTTTCGTGGAACGCTGCCGCCATCTCGCGGACTTGGGCATCAAGATCAGCGTGCTCGACCGCGCGGCGATGGAAGAATTGGGCATGGGGTCGCTGCTTGGCGTGGCGCAGGGGTCGGTGCGCGAGGCGCGGCTGCTGGCGATGGAATGGGACGGCACCGGCGGCACGTCGGACAAGCCGGTCGTGTTCGTCGGCAAGGGCGTAACCTTCGACACCGGCGGCATCTCGATCAAGCCGGCGGCCGGCATGGAAGACATGAAGTGGGACATGGGCGGCGCTGGCGCGGTCGCAGGCGCGATGAAGGCGCTGGCCGGGCGCAAGGCCAAGGCGCATGTCGTGGGCATTTGCGGCCTTGTCGAAAATATGCCCGATGGGAATGCGCAACGGCCCGGCGACATCGTCACCTCCATGTCGGGGCAGACGATCGAAGTGCTCAACACCGACGCCGAAGGGCGGCTGGTGCTGTGCGATGCGCTGACCTGGGCGCAGAAGACCTACTCGCCGGAGGTCGTCATCGATCTGGCGACGCTGACCGGCGCGATCCTGGTGTCGCTGGGCGATCAATATGCGGGCCTCTTCTCGAACGACGATGGCCTGTCCGATGACCTGATCGCGGCCGGCAAGGCAAGCGGCGACGAATTGTGGCGGTTCCCGCTGTCCGACGCCTATAACAAGCTGATCGACAGC encodes:
- a CDS encoding LPS-assembly protein LptD, producing the protein MLVTPLFPFRSALLLGSALPLLALAPQALAQQLNEPPTPISAPDAPVPTNDDQIGFAADALEYDSNQEVVTASGNVQLLREGNRLRADKVVWDRDTGKVEALGNVSLTDAEGNIAYGDRFDVTDTLKDGMVDNMLLVLQSGGRLASATGTRVNGVYTLNRAAYTGCAVEDSKGCPKEPTWQINAVKVIYDPRRERVSYTNANIELFGLPLIPLPGLSHPVGEAGGSGLLMPNLRYDRNNGFEVALPYFFKLAPNRDLTLTPHIYTNALPMLEANYRHLYDRGAYQATGFLTYGSRVATGDSPIGTTPVDAQKDIRGYIDATGAMQLTPEWSLDGSIRFASDRTFLRRYDISRDDRLRSTLGAQRIGDNSYFSIRGWAVQTLRAGDSQGQTPIALPLIDYRLRLKDPLLGGVLQLQANTLAITRTHGQDTQRAFAAAEWNLRTLTGLGQEVTFTGYLRGDVYHSSDNDLTTVDTYAGSPGWQGRGIAAAAFDMRWPFVGEAFGGVQRIAPRIQIVAAPRLANLSLPNEDARAVDLEDSNLFALNRFAGYDRFEDSTRITYGLEYGLDLPDFSLQSIVGQSYRLDSRENILPDGTGLSGRTSDIVGRVTARYKDFISLTHRFRADKDNLAVRRNEVDATVGSKSTYVMVGYLRLNRDADDTLEDLQDREEVRLGGRVQFARFWSVFGSTVIDLTDAKEDPLSAADGYEPVRHRLGVAYEDDCLTLGLTWRRDYVANGDARKGNGFQLRLAFRNIGI
- a CDS encoding leucyl aminopeptidase gives rise to the protein MDIAFSPTRPDTDSLAFAVAKGALSSLPLAASATLVAGAAAARFTGEAGSSFESFVEEGGKIVRVVLVGTGSGSDADMERAGGALTAKLLSSGATHVAVEFVGDVTGEGAARLGFGALLRSWRIDTYRTKLAEKAKPTLETVTIVAADAGAAWDRWAAVAAGVAFTRELVSEPANILYPETFVERCRHLADLGIKISVLDRAAMEELGMGSLLGVAQGSVREARLLAMEWDGTGGTSDKPVVFVGKGVTFDTGGISIKPAAGMEDMKWDMGGAGAVAGAMKALAGRKAKAHVVGICGLVENMPDGNAQRPGDIVTSMSGQTIEVLNTDAEGRLVLCDALTWAQKTYSPEVVIDLATLTGAILVSLGDQYAGLFSNDDGLSDDLIAAGKASGDELWRFPLSDAYNKLIDSPIADMKNIGGRYAGSITAAQFLKRFIDDGVKWAHLDIAGMVWSDKPGATWDKGATGYGVRLIDQLVADKFEQ